In Streptomyces sp. NBC_00878, a single window of DNA contains:
- a CDS encoding FtsX-like permease family protein, producing the protein MSRRPGTGNAAVLRTQLAGVLVRPGRLVMTGLAVVVAAFVVFGTVMAQQITERTALDRFSGTPEATSLILTGDGGGDDSAITDAKIKAVQAVSGVAEVAARTETGVSLAGVSPHYLELQGDPGSGRLSRIQVVAGSYPDGPREMAVNRQASQRFEIEPGDRVGLLVPEGEDGGTKTVTVTVTAVVRADSDRWATGYAPAATINSLGDMKGYPQLDVRAEPGVSAEALSERLSPVLQGAGGAAVVITPGDTVRAQEAKDAVKQYAEVFQLIAMFLAIAVVAAALVATSTFRIVFAQRLGQLALLRTIGAQRGQLVRALAVEGALVGLASGVAGVLLALGAGHAAPVIAGAAGQTLLAPGVPVPAALAVVLGAVLVTLGAVLAPALSAAGVSPLQALRSAGTVSGERGIGLIRVGSGLFLAAAAALLIGLVLLDMPEPGDANYDAFASLMVIVASGGLAFLALIALGPLLVRPVLATAGWPLRRLGPTGTLAVGGVGGTPRRAAAVSVVVALGVTLVSGTLVGVASLQGWADRDLALTAPADFDLSVGGSDSGSDSDGGSDGGSDGGSDGLGDEAVRRVKALPQLADATDYRMTDVSIDGSDVRATDLDLAALPTSRQLYTDTGKLSDLGPGRVVVNARLAQLLGVTAGDSITITTPKKGTVRETVAATLPSEAPMQADLIAVPADLEKMGASSRPTGILANAAKGGQTARNAAVRAIEKTVGPNTDASLTILAEDRDDSRADLEVAATSALGLLGLTVLIAVVGVATTTGLTVLERTRESGLLRALGLGRSGLRFMIGIEAGLYGVLGGVLGLALGVPYAWLAVRVLNIGAPLLLPVGQLLAVFAGLVGITALAGLLPARRAARVSPVAALGTAD; encoded by the coding sequence ATGAGCCGCCGACCGGGCACCGGCAACGCCGCCGTGCTGCGCACCCAGCTTGCCGGAGTGCTCGTCCGGCCCGGCCGGCTCGTCATGACGGGTCTGGCGGTGGTCGTCGCCGCGTTCGTCGTGTTCGGCACCGTGATGGCCCAGCAGATCACCGAACGAACCGCCCTCGACCGCTTCAGCGGCACCCCCGAGGCGACCAGCCTGATCCTCACGGGGGACGGAGGCGGGGACGATTCGGCCATTACCGACGCGAAGATCAAGGCAGTCCAGGCGGTGTCCGGCGTGGCCGAGGTCGCGGCCAGGACGGAGACCGGGGTATCGCTCGCCGGTGTCTCCCCGCACTACCTGGAGCTTCAGGGCGACCCGGGCAGCGGGCGGCTGTCACGCATTCAGGTCGTGGCGGGCAGTTACCCGGACGGTCCCCGGGAGATGGCCGTGAACCGCCAGGCCTCGCAGCGGTTCGAGATCGAGCCCGGCGACCGTGTCGGCCTGCTCGTCCCGGAGGGCGAGGACGGCGGGACGAAGACGGTCACCGTGACCGTCACGGCCGTGGTGCGGGCGGACTCCGACCGGTGGGCCACTGGTTACGCCCCCGCCGCCACCATCAACTCGCTGGGCGACATGAAGGGGTATCCGCAGCTGGACGTCCGCGCGGAACCCGGGGTGTCCGCCGAAGCCCTGTCCGAGCGGCTGTCTCCAGTGCTCCAGGGCGCTGGCGGCGCGGCTGTCGTGATCACCCCCGGCGACACCGTGCGGGCCCAGGAGGCCAAGGACGCGGTCAAGCAGTACGCGGAGGTCTTCCAGCTCATCGCGATGTTCCTGGCGATCGCCGTGGTCGCCGCCGCCCTCGTCGCGACGTCGACGTTCCGCATCGTCTTCGCGCAGCGACTGGGCCAACTGGCGCTCCTGCGCACCATCGGGGCCCAACGGGGCCAGCTCGTCCGGGCACTCGCCGTCGAGGGCGCACTGGTGGGCCTGGCCTCCGGAGTAGCCGGCGTCCTGCTGGCGCTCGGTGCCGGACACGCCGCCCCGGTGATCGCGGGCGCCGCCGGGCAGACCCTCCTGGCTCCCGGGGTGCCCGTTCCCGCGGCCCTGGCGGTGGTGCTCGGCGCCGTGCTGGTGACACTGGGCGCGGTGCTCGCCCCCGCGTTGTCCGCCGCCGGCGTCTCCCCTCTGCAGGCGCTGCGCAGTGCCGGCACCGTGTCGGGGGAACGCGGCATCGGCCTGATACGCGTCGGCTCCGGCCTGTTCCTCGCCGCGGCCGCCGCCCTCCTGATCGGCCTGGTCCTCCTCGACATGCCCGAACCGGGCGACGCGAACTACGACGCGTTCGCGAGCCTCATGGTGATCGTCGCGTCGGGCGGGCTGGCCTTCCTCGCGCTGATCGCCCTCGGCCCGCTGCTCGTACGCCCGGTGCTGGCCACCGCCGGGTGGCCGCTGCGCCGGCTCGGGCCCACCGGCACCCTCGCCGTCGGCGGGGTCGGCGGAACCCCGCGCCGCGCCGCAGCCGTTTCGGTCGTCGTCGCGCTCGGCGTCACCCTGGTCTCCGGCACCCTCGTCGGCGTCGCGAGCCTGCAGGGCTGGGCGGATCGGGACCTCGCCCTGACGGCCCCGGCGGACTTCGACCTGAGCGTCGGCGGCAGCGACAGCGGCAGCGACAGCGACGGCGGCAGTGACGGCGGTAGCGACGGCGGTAGCGACGGCCTCGGTGACGAGGCCGTACGCCGGGTCAAGGCCCTGCCGCAGCTGGCCGACGCGACCGACTACCGCATGACCGACGTCTCCATCGACGGGTCCGACGTGCGTGCCACCGACCTGGACCTGGCCGCCCTGCCCACCTCACGGCAGCTGTACACGGACACCGGCAAGCTGAGCGATCTCGGTCCGGGCCGAGTGGTCGTCAACGCCCGGCTCGCCCAACTGCTCGGCGTGACGGCCGGCGACAGCATCACGATCACCACGCCCAAGAAGGGCACCGTCCGCGAAACCGTCGCCGCCACGCTGCCCAGCGAAGCGCCCATGCAGGCCGACCTGATCGCCGTACCCGCCGACCTGGAGAAAATGGGCGCCTCGTCGCGGCCGACCGGCATCCTGGCGAACGCCGCCAAGGGCGGGCAGACGGCCCGCAACGCGGCGGTGAGGGCGATCGAGAAGACCGTCGGCCCGAACACCGACGCCTCCCTGACCATCCTCGCGGAGGACCGCGACGACAGCAGGGCCGACCTTGAGGTGGCGGCCACTTCGGCGCTCGGTCTGCTCGGGCTCACCGTGCTCATCGCCGTCGTCGGCGTCGCCACCACGACCGGTCTCACCGTGCTGGAACGCACCCGCGAGTCGGGACTGCTGCGGGCGCTGGGACTCGGCCGCTCCGGGCTGCGCTTCATGATCGGCATCGAGGCCGGCCTGTACGGGGTCCTCGGCGGCGTCCTCGGCCTGGCCCTCGGCGTGCCCTACGCCTGGCTGGCGGTCCGGGTACTGAACATCGGCGCGCCGCTGCTCCTGCCCGTCGGGCAACTGCTGGCGGTCTTCGCGGGGTTGGTGGGCATCACGGCGCTCGCCGGCCTGCTGCCCGCCCGCCGCGCGGCCCGGGTCAGCCCGGTCGCGGCACTGGGCACCGCGGACTGA
- a CDS encoding methyltransferase type 11, which produces MRARPMTATIATPRTRHRATRSDPAHSQKGCRMDWQQHAVRLADQVTDPDSRWLAPVAETPRHELVPRWWVRDGSGGWRLRDGATDHAAWMEAAYSNRSLITRVGPHHADRAKPGDQPSGMPTSSATLPSLVVRMLRHGRLGDGLSLLDLGTGAGGLTAYACHRLGDECVTSLDVDPYLTSAAGERLASMGYHPEMIAADATDHVPGRYDRILSTVGLPAGPGLAPSVAALAPGGRIATTIGRTCLILTGWKRANGDVVGQVERDTAGFMLTRSGDDYPPALAELFTLARDGKGEDISTGNHPVVDLSNAWELSSMLQVTTPGVELDYEQRDRTRTAYLVHPDGSWARASADGTNPPSVHQGGPQRLWTALERIRHQLNAEGLLPLLGARLRITPDGVCHLSRGKWGASMGVQ; this is translated from the coding sequence ATGCGTGCCCGCCCGATGACAGCGACGATTGCGACCCCGCGAACACGCCATCGTGCGACCCGCAGTGACCCCGCGCACTCACAGAAAGGTTGCCGGATGGATTGGCAACAGCATGCGGTACGCCTCGCAGACCAAGTGACCGACCCGGATTCCCGGTGGCTCGCACCGGTAGCAGAGACCCCACGCCATGAGTTGGTGCCCCGATGGTGGGTACGGGACGGGTCTGGAGGGTGGCGTTTGCGGGACGGGGCTACCGACCACGCAGCGTGGATGGAAGCCGCGTACTCAAACCGCTCTCTGATCACCCGTGTTGGTCCACACCATGCCGACCGCGCAAAGCCCGGCGACCAGCCAAGCGGGATGCCCACGTCTTCCGCCACACTGCCAAGCCTGGTGGTGCGGATGCTTCGGCATGGGCGACTTGGTGACGGGCTGTCCCTCCTGGACTTGGGTACCGGAGCGGGCGGGCTCACCGCGTACGCCTGTCACCGACTCGGGGACGAGTGCGTGACTAGTCTGGACGTGGACCCGTACCTGACCAGTGCGGCGGGGGAACGGCTCGCTTCCATGGGTTACCACCCGGAAATGATCGCGGCGGACGCCACCGATCACGTGCCAGGCAGATACGACCGGATCCTTTCCACGGTCGGGCTGCCCGCCGGTCCGGGGCTCGCTCCCAGCGTCGCCGCTCTCGCACCAGGCGGACGGATCGCCACCACCATCGGGCGTACCTGTCTGATCCTCACGGGGTGGAAGCGCGCCAACGGTGACGTGGTTGGGCAGGTGGAACGCGATACCGCCGGTTTCATGCTCACTCGGTCCGGAGACGACTACCCGCCCGCCCTCGCCGAACTCTTCACGCTTGCCCGTGACGGGAAGGGCGAGGACATCAGCACGGGCAACCATCCCGTGGTGGACCTGTCGAACGCATGGGAGTTGAGCTCCATGCTCCAAGTCACGACACCAGGTGTGGAACTCGACTACGAACAGCGCGACCGGACCCGTACCGCCTACCTGGTCCATCCGGACGGTTCATGGGCCCGAGCATCCGCCGACGGGACCAACCCGCCATCAGTCCACCAGGGCGGACCGCAACGTCTGTGGACTGCGCTTGAGCGCATCCGCCACCAGCTCAACGCGGAAGGCTTGCTGCCGTTGCTCGGCGCGCGGCTTCGTATCACGCCGGACGGGGTGTGCCACTTGTCCCGCGGGAAGTGGGGCGCGTCCATGGGCGTGCAATAG
- a CDS encoding radical SAM protein, translating into MTTLIEPTAASPLAGIQSLELEITGKCQLTCIHCLSESSPQASHGDMTSENWRTVIIDAATLGVRTVQLIGGEPTVHPQWREFAELGLSLGLHVEVYSNLFNVNPAWWDLFKRDGITLGTSYYSDDPEEHDRITGKAGSYVRTRCNIREAVNRGVTVRAGIVDILPGQHVAEARAELESMGVHRVNTDRVRSVGRAALPGWKPTLDEMCGRCTRGRAAILPNGDLAGCVLSRDFPVGNVRETRLSDLLGGDSWVQLAASVPLPVQNACPPDDSDDCDPANTPSCDPQ; encoded by the coding sequence ATGACAACGCTCATTGAACCGACCGCCGCATCCCCGCTCGCCGGAATCCAGTCCCTTGAACTGGAGATCACCGGAAAATGCCAACTCACGTGTATTCACTGCCTGTCCGAGTCCAGCCCGCAGGCATCCCACGGGGACATGACCTCCGAGAACTGGCGAACGGTCATCATCGACGCTGCCACGCTCGGCGTCCGCACCGTCCAACTCATCGGGGGCGAGCCGACCGTTCACCCGCAGTGGCGGGAGTTCGCCGAACTCGGGCTCTCGCTCGGTCTGCACGTAGAGGTGTACTCCAACCTGTTCAACGTCAACCCCGCATGGTGGGACCTGTTCAAGCGTGACGGGATCACCCTCGGGACGAGCTACTACAGCGACGACCCCGAGGAACACGACCGGATCACAGGGAAGGCGGGCAGCTACGTCCGCACTCGGTGCAACATTCGGGAAGCCGTCAACCGTGGCGTGACCGTGCGGGCCGGAATCGTGGACATCCTGCCGGGGCAACACGTTGCCGAAGCACGGGCCGAGTTGGAATCCATGGGGGTTCACCGGGTCAACACAGACCGGGTGCGGTCCGTCGGTCGGGCCGCACTACCCGGATGGAAACCAACCCTTGACGAGATGTGCGGGCGGTGCACGCGAGGGCGAGCGGCAATCCTGCCGAACGGAGATTTAGCCGGCTGCGTGCTCTCGCGAGACTTCCCGGTAGGCAACGTGCGGGAAACCCGACTCTCTGACCTACTCGGCGGGGACTCTTGGGTACAGCTCGCCGCGAGTGTCCCGCTCCCGGTACAAAATGCGTGCCCGCCCGATGACAGCGACGATTGCGACCCCGCGAACACGCCATCGTGCGACCCGCAGTGA
- a CDS encoding NUDIX domain-containing protein, with protein MHKDTDFANPPGRRIGALALIRDESGAVLMVEKSYNGHWGLPGGCAHADEMPHVACAREVCEETGLEITPREVLALDYMPRNEETGSAEGYNYVYDGGTVPNGVEITLPDAEPGEEPELTAYQFVPLYRLSEIAMPYSENRIRAAVAVLEDGRKTAFLCEGKPIEYSA; from the coding sequence ATGCACAAAGACACCGACTTTGCCAATCCGCCCGGTCGTCGCATTGGCGCTCTGGCGCTGATTCGCGACGAGTCCGGCGCGGTGCTCATGGTCGAGAAGAGCTACAACGGTCACTGGGGTCTGCCGGGCGGCTGTGCTCACGCCGATGAAATGCCACACGTCGCCTGTGCGAGGGAGGTGTGCGAGGAAACCGGGCTGGAGATCACCCCCCGAGAGGTGCTCGCGCTCGACTACATGCCGCGCAATGAAGAGACCGGTTCCGCCGAGGGATACAACTACGTGTACGACGGCGGGACCGTGCCGAACGGCGTGGAAATCACGCTGCCCGACGCCGAGCCGGGAGAGGAACCGGAGTTGACCGCGTATCAGTTCGTTCCTCTCTACCGGCTGAGTGAGATCGCCATGCCGTACTCGGAAAATCGCATTCGGGCGGCGGTGGCCGTGCTTGAAGACGGGCGGAAAACGGCGTTCCTCTGCGAGGGAAAGCCGATCGAGTACAGCGCCTGA
- a CDS encoding helix-turn-helix transcriptional regulator — MVNRKELDPETSPGAAFGQRLRQLRDERGWTQDELGALIGCTGTHISAVETGRRPPTSRFAAGADRAFGTGDKFQRMVSALQNTALLEGFPEYVRQEVRAAEIRLFELGIVPGLLQTPEYAAAIATGAVRRGAVTEQQADERLTLLAERQASLERTPPPFVYAVLDESCIRRPVGGLGVMAAQLDKLVAFAELPNTVLQVAPYELGERRPFDLPVRLVTLADRSMIAYAESAMQGHLDRNTGLVLPMLTAYHQLQAEAMPQAASVAMIEQLRKGTP; from the coding sequence ATGGTGAACCGGAAGGAGCTGGACCCCGAAACGTCGCCGGGGGCAGCGTTCGGCCAGCGTCTGAGGCAACTTCGGGACGAGCGTGGGTGGACGCAAGACGAGCTAGGCGCGCTCATCGGGTGCACGGGAACGCATATTTCCGCCGTCGAAACTGGTCGTCGCCCTCCAACTAGCCGCTTTGCGGCAGGTGCTGACAGGGCGTTCGGCACCGGCGACAAGTTCCAACGCATGGTGAGTGCACTACAGAACACGGCGCTACTGGAGGGGTTCCCGGAGTACGTGAGGCAGGAGGTACGAGCCGCTGAGATCAGGCTCTTTGAACTCGGGATCGTTCCGGGCTTGCTCCAGACTCCGGAGTACGCAGCAGCCATTGCCACAGGTGCAGTGCGACGGGGTGCGGTCACGGAGCAACAGGCAGACGAGCGGCTAACTCTTCTCGCCGAGCGGCAAGCGTCGCTAGAACGAACCCCACCGCCGTTCGTCTACGCGGTGTTGGACGAAAGCTGTATCCGGCGACCAGTCGGCGGGCTGGGAGTCATGGCTGCCCAGTTGGACAAGCTCGTTGCGTTCGCCGAGCTGCCAAACACCGTGCTCCAAGTCGCCCCGTACGAACTTGGCGAGCGACGACCCTTTGACCTACCCGTCAGGCTGGTCACGCTCGCCGACCGTTCGATGATCGCGTACGCAGAGTCCGCGATGCAGGGTCACCTAGACCGGAATACCGGGCTCGTTCTGCCCATGCTGACGGCCTACCATCAGTTACAGGCCGAAGCGATGCCCCAGGCGGCATCCGTGGCCATGATCGAACAGCTTCGAAAGGGCACCCCGTGA
- a CDS encoding DUF397 domain-containing protein, whose translation MTTEDPQWFTSSYSSNGGDCIAVAGNLVASCGVVPVRDSKDPSGSVLELSAYSFASFVASVKAGEFGAV comes from the coding sequence GTGACGACCGAAGACCCGCAGTGGTTCACGTCCTCGTACAGCAGCAACGGTGGCGACTGCATCGCGGTCGCCGGTAACCTCGTCGCTTCCTGCGGCGTGGTCCCCGTCCGTGACTCCAAGGACCCGTCCGGTTCGGTCCTGGAATTGTCCGCCTACTCGTTCGCTTCCTTCGTGGCGAGCGTCAAGGCTGGAGAGTTCGGGGCCGTCTGA
- a CDS encoding BTAD domain-containing putative transcriptional regulator: MERADGEGPRPDDLEPDLTMAGGLRVGVLGELTVTRHGRPLSLGGPRQRAVFVLLVLARGTVVTSDRLIDAVWREEPPPSAVGALQAYISRLRRELEPGRAAGTRSGVIVREGAGYSMSLIEDAVDAWRFERLLKRAGSAGSTGPAAPSGPQTVALLTEALALWKGSPAFAGFADEPWARTEAARLGELREVVRERLIAARLDRGEHTEALLAEADALVTEQPLREERWSLLALAHYRAHGQAEALSVLRRARRTLADRLGIDPGPALRGVEAEILSHAPCPAVPLPPAPVSLRAAASAPVAGELVERERELAELRMCLSDAATGRGGLVCVQGPAGIGRSALLDEVRRLGSEWGARVLAAEGTSSTEGTSSATSSRLHDGHDGRDGDDGRDGRSSHDSDSFVVVRRLLGPAVAGLGGALSAGAAAPVFHGQAAAGPGGLANPADPANPADPANSAGPANPSHSSDLSDLSGPAGPDDFAVLHALYRLTERLATRHHHHVRRPLLLLVDDLQACDAPSLAFLAHLLPRLQTTPLLVVTALRTGEPHIPNEIEQLLADIARDPAVVHIRPDPLSAAGVAGLVRRRMGAAVDEELAGAFHRASAGLPLLLTRQLRALEGADGVDVRAVVESGIRAVSGLVLARLERLPSAATAVARAIAVLDGGDDGDGDSGGVGGFGGVGGAALPVVAAFTELSEQDVVTATAVLARAEVVRDQYPLAFVHPLAGEAVLRTVPAQERPALHERAARLLDAMGAAPEKTAAHLLLVPYRGDPWAVGVLRAAATRATARGANDVAATLLTRALLEPPARDVRPEVLLELGQAEALVDGRAAARHLREAYTTSPPRASVARLLAQTLIYTGRPGEAAELAAHAAAELSGSASTASTASRASRASRASRASTASTASTASAVSAVSADDERQGLLALARLGAFAHGLHGMGTDHADTPAAVPVGDGPGARMLAADVAREATTKGLDRAAAVASARFALTDRVLLHSGEVLSWCTAAVVLHLADEDVTLLWDETLTYAGQRGSLIGSLSAHLWQGFTEWRHGELHRARRSLGTALEQFGAWGVTPGAPQCRAFLTGVLLDLGDTAGARTCLERMRAGYGSAEGARLRGEAEARVLIAERRYAKALAVLDGVRHLQPAVVNPVWWEGELLRVRALTGLGEGDRAERLAREQLRLARTWGAPGTVGRVLRLLGEARGPEGAPELREAIGLLGDGRARLEQARAQQSLHALT; the protein is encoded by the coding sequence ATGGAACGCGCCGACGGAGAGGGACCAAGACCGGACGACCTGGAACCGGACCTGACCATGGCCGGGGGGTTGCGGGTCGGAGTTCTCGGCGAGCTGACCGTGACGCGGCACGGACGTCCCCTGAGCCTCGGCGGGCCCCGGCAACGTGCGGTGTTCGTCCTGCTGGTGCTGGCACGGGGCACTGTGGTCACCAGCGACCGGCTGATCGACGCGGTGTGGCGAGAGGAGCCGCCGCCCAGCGCGGTCGGTGCCCTCCAGGCGTACATCTCGCGGCTGCGACGGGAACTCGAACCGGGCCGGGCGGCCGGTACCCGCAGCGGTGTCATCGTGCGGGAAGGCGCCGGCTACTCGATGTCTCTCATCGAGGACGCGGTCGACGCGTGGCGGTTCGAACGGCTGCTCAAGCGGGCCGGTTCGGCCGGTTCGACCGGTCCGGCTGCGCCGTCGGGTCCGCAGACGGTGGCCCTGCTCACCGAGGCGCTCGCCCTGTGGAAGGGCAGCCCGGCCTTCGCCGGATTCGCGGACGAACCCTGGGCACGAACGGAGGCGGCGCGCCTCGGAGAACTGCGTGAGGTGGTACGGGAACGGCTGATCGCCGCCCGCCTGGATCGAGGCGAGCACACCGAGGCTCTCCTTGCCGAGGCCGACGCCCTCGTCACCGAGCAACCCCTCCGCGAGGAGCGCTGGTCCCTGCTGGCCCTCGCGCACTACCGGGCCCACGGACAGGCCGAGGCCCTCTCCGTACTCCGCCGCGCCCGCCGTACCCTCGCCGACCGGCTGGGTATCGACCCGGGACCCGCCCTCCGCGGCGTCGAGGCCGAGATCCTGTCCCACGCGCCTTGCCCGGCCGTCCCCTTGCCGCCTGCCCCGGTGTCCCTCCGCGCGGCGGCGTCCGCACCAGTGGCCGGTGAACTCGTCGAGCGGGAGCGGGAGTTGGCCGAGTTGCGGATGTGCTTGTCGGACGCGGCCACGGGGCGCGGCGGGCTGGTGTGCGTTCAGGGCCCGGCCGGGATCGGCCGGAGCGCGCTGCTCGACGAGGTGCGGCGGCTGGGCAGTGAGTGGGGGGCGCGGGTGCTGGCCGCGGAGGGCACTTCGAGCACGGAGGGCACTTCGAGCGCGACGAGCAGCCGCCTGCACGACGGCCATGACGGCCGCGACGGCGATGACGGCCGCGACGGCCGCAGCAGCCACGACAGCGACAGCTTCGTCGTCGTGCGGCGGTTGCTCGGTCCGGCGGTCGCCGGGCTCGGTGGCGCACTGTCGGCCGGTGCGGCAGCGCCGGTGTTTCACGGGCAGGCGGCAGCCGGACCTGGCGGGCTCGCCAATCCCGCTGATCCCGCCAATCCCGCTGATCCCGCCAATTCCGCTGGTCCTGCCAATCCCTCTCATTCCTCTGATCTCTCTGATCTCTCTGGTCCCGCGGGGCCCGACGACTTTGCTGTCCTCCACGCGCTCTACCGGCTCACCGAGCGCCTCGCCACCCGCCACCACCACCATGTGCGGCGGCCTCTGCTCCTCCTCGTGGACGATCTCCAGGCGTGCGATGCGCCATCTCTTGCCTTCCTGGCCCATCTCCTGCCGCGTCTTCAGACAACGCCGCTCCTCGTCGTCACCGCGCTGCGCACCGGGGAACCCCATATCCCCAACGAGATCGAGCAGTTGCTGGCCGACATCGCGCGAGACCCGGCGGTGGTGCACATCCGTCCCGATCCGCTGAGTGCCGCCGGCGTCGCCGGACTCGTACGCCGACGGATGGGGGCGGCGGTGGACGAGGAGTTGGCCGGTGCGTTTCACCGGGCCTCGGCGGGACTGCCCCTCCTGCTGACGAGGCAACTGCGGGCGCTGGAGGGGGCGGACGGTGTGGACGTGCGGGCCGTCGTGGAGTCGGGCATTCGTGCCGTCTCCGGACTCGTGCTCGCGCGACTGGAACGGCTGCCGTCCGCCGCCACGGCCGTCGCACGGGCGATCGCCGTCCTCGACGGCGGCGATGACGGCGACGGCGATTCCGGCGGTGTCGGCGGTTTCGGCGGTGTCGGCGGGGCCGCGCTGCCGGTGGTCGCGGCCTTCACGGAGCTCTCCGAGCAGGACGTGGTGACGGCGACGGCGGTGCTCGCGCGGGCGGAAGTGGTCCGTGACCAGTACCCGTTGGCGTTCGTGCATCCCCTGGCCGGCGAGGCCGTCCTGCGGACGGTCCCGGCTCAGGAACGCCCGGCCCTGCACGAACGGGCGGCCAGACTCCTCGACGCCATGGGTGCCGCTCCGGAGAAGACCGCCGCGCATCTGCTCCTGGTCCCTTACCGAGGCGACCCCTGGGCCGTCGGAGTCCTGCGCGCCGCCGCGACCCGCGCGACCGCCCGCGGTGCGAACGACGTGGCCGCCACCCTGCTCACCCGGGCGCTGCTTGAGCCGCCCGCCCGCGACGTACGCCCCGAGGTGCTGCTGGAACTGGGCCAGGCCGAAGCACTCGTCGACGGGCGGGCGGCGGCCCGGCACCTTCGGGAGGCGTATACGACGTCGCCGCCGCGTGCGAGCGTCGCGCGCCTGCTCGCCCAGACGCTGATCTACACCGGCAGGCCGGGCGAGGCGGCCGAGTTGGCGGCACACGCCGCGGCGGAGCTGTCCGGTTCGGCCAGTACGGCCAGTACGGCCAGTAGGGCCAGTAGGGCCAGTAGGGCCAGTAGGGCCAGTACGGCCAGTACGGCCAGTACGGCCAGTGCCGTCAGCGCCGTCAGCGCGGACGATGAACGGCAGGGGCTGCTGGCCCTGGCGCGGCTCGGCGCGTTCGCGCACGGGCTCCACGGCATGGGCACCGACCACGCGGACACCCCGGCCGCGGTCCCCGTCGGAGACGGCCCCGGCGCCCGTATGCTCGCCGCCGACGTGGCGCGGGAGGCCACTACGAAGGGGCTCGACCGCGCCGCCGCCGTCGCCTCGGCGCGGTTCGCGCTCACCGACCGGGTGCTGCTGCACAGCGGCGAGGTGCTCTCCTGGTGCACGGCGGCCGTCGTGCTGCACCTCGCCGACGAGGACGTCACGCTGCTGTGGGACGAGACACTGACGTACGCGGGGCAGCGAGGGTCGCTGATCGGATCGCTGTCGGCGCACCTGTGGCAGGGGTTCACCGAGTGGCGGCACGGCGAACTGCACCGGGCCCGCCGCTCGCTCGGCACCGCGCTCGAACAGTTCGGCGCGTGGGGCGTCACGCCCGGAGCTCCGCAGTGCAGGGCGTTCCTGACCGGGGTGCTGCTGGACCTCGGGGACACCGCCGGGGCGCGTACCTGCCTGGAGCGGATGCGTGCGGGGTACGGGAGCGCCGAGGGGGCGCGGTTGCGCGGGGAGGCCGAGGCCCGGGTGCTGATCGCGGAACGGCGGTACGCGAAGGCGCTGGCCGTGCTCGACGGCGTACGGCATCTTCAGCCGGCCGTGGTCAACCCGGTGTGGTGGGAAGGGGAGTTGCTGCGGGTACGGGCCCTGACCGGGCTGGGTGAGGGGGACCGGGCCGAGCGGCTCGCACGGGAACAGCTGCGGCTGGCCCGTACGTGGGGTGCGCCCGGCACCGTAGGCCGGGTGCTGCGGCTGCTCGGCGAGGCCCGCGGGCCCGAGGGGGCACCCGAACTCCGGGAGGCGATCGGCCTGCTGGGCGATGGCCGGGCCCGTCTGGAGCAAGCCCGCGCCCAGCAGTCCCTGCACGCTTTGACCTGA